From Nyctibius grandis isolate bNycGra1 chromosome 18, bNycGra1.pri, whole genome shotgun sequence:
ctttttctgtttgattttagccaaaccagagggaaaaaaaaaaaaagcttcatgaTGCAAGTAACATGAGCCGTGAGCCCCGGTCCCAAACTCCTGGCCAGCTCTGGCCAGGCCCTGCGTGCTGCACTGCTGCCCtgccacagccccctgccctccGCGGGTTTTGggcccccagccacccccagaACTGTCCATCCCCAGGTTCAGATGGGCTTCATCCAGGCCAAGATAAAGCCTGGCACACCACACGTTGCTGCACTTGCCCCGGGACGAGCGACATGAGGTGTCACCTGCAGCTTTGGGCCGTGCCTGCAGAGCTGACTGCTCTGGGTCTTGGCAACCCAGACAAGTTACAGGGATTATTGCATCTTGTTTTGTAGGGGCTACTGCTGGACTgctgggaagggacacagcACTCGGTTTCCCTGCTAAGGGGGACACTGCACAGCTCCTGTTGATCCCCTGCCCTGTGCCGCGGCCAGAGCTCGTCCAGCCAGCTGCACACCGGCTGCGGCAGCCACGAGCTGCCTCTTGCCCGAGGACGTGTGCTCCCTGCAAGCTGACCCGCACCCACGGCCGGGCACCGGACAGTCCCCGCTGGCACCGTGGCCAGTGGCCCTGGGGGCTGCTCTGTGGGGCAGAACAGCTCCAGGGTCCCTCCAGCATCCTACAGGGATGACCGCGGAGAGGAGCGGTGGGAAGCCAACACTGACATCAGCCAAAGGGACCCATGGCATGCGAGGTCCCAGCCTGAACAGGCTGCAGCCTGGCCAGGACCCTGGCGAATGTGCCGGAGCACAGGGACATGGGGCAGGTGGGACACACCTGGGGCTGCATCCTCTTGGAGGGGCTGGGAGACGAAAGGGGCACTCTGCCGCCTGCCCAACACCGAGCCGCCGGTGCTGGCCCCGGCTGCCGCCCACAGCCCCGCTCTGCACCAGCACGGCACCACCTGCCTCCGGTTCAGGATCAGCCTGTGGCCACACAGGCACTACGGGAAGCAGACAGCAGCTCTGACTCTGCTCACATCCCATCTCCATGGCAAAGTGACAACACAGACCTGTCCTACACCTCCCCCCTGTGCCGGGCAGCCCCCCGGGAGCCACCACTTACTCTGCTGGGCTTGCCAAGCCGAGCCATTACCTTTTCAAGTGCTCCAGCAAGAAGAGGAAAGTGATGAGGTTGGGGTCAGGCAGCGAGCGGAGAAGGTGCATCATGCAGTTCTCCTTGGCAGCAGGATCCGAGAGGGCTGGAGACAAGGAGGAAGAGGGCTCAGGACAGGGGCTGGTGACATCTTGTGCACTAGCGGGACCCACCATGGCCGgagctccctgcagccagcgGCCGGCCCTGCCCCACACAGCTCTGCGTATGCCCCGGGGAGCAGCGCCATGAGCCCTGAGCTGGCCTGGAGCTTGCAAGGACAGCCAGGACCCAGTGGGCCAAGCTGGGAAGGGCCCTTGGGAGTCTCCCACTGTGGAGCAGGCAATGCCAATCAAAGCCACACTTGggcccccaccccctccccatccccaagcCCTTACCGATCCCCTCCATGAAGGCGGGGTAGAGTCTGTCAGTGAGGAGGGGCTCGGGCAGCTCGCGGAAGTACAGCTTCAGCGTGCCAGCGATGGCATTGATGTCCATGTCACTCAGCATGACCAGGATGTCTTTGTTATCTGTCCAGAGAGCACCCACACGTGACCCTCCTTCCCCTCAGGGTCTCAAACCACCGCGTCACCCCATCCAGCGGGCAGGCTGCCGGCcggagggcaggggcagcacCGCTGGGTCCGCAGCCCCGTTcagccgggctggggctgggaagagCCGAGCGGTTCCTGCCTGGCTGGGCAATGGGACACGGAACAACTTGCAAATCCATTTGCAACGCTGCCCTGAGTCAGTGTCTCCCAGGAGACGGCCAGGCGTGGAGGCAGCTCAGAGGCACCAAGGCACAAACAGGGCTGGGACCTCTGGGCGTTTGCTTCCCCAGCTACACCCTCCTCCTCGCGCCCAGCCCCTTCCTGGGCATATGGGCACATTTTGCATATGTGCAGTGCAATAACCAGACCTGGGCATGCAGGGCAGGGGACCAGGGTGGGTCTCAGTGCCTGTGAACCCTCCCAGGGGAACATGATGCGAAGGGCGGCCGTCGCCCAGGACACTCACTTGCATCGAAGACAGCTTTCAGTGCCTGGATGTCAGTGGCAACGCCAGAGATCCTGTAGATGCCGACCTCTTCGATGCCCCTCTTCTCCACCTCCTCGATGCACTGGCGCACGATGTAAGGCACCTTGGAGCGCTCCCGCCTGCCTCGGAAAGCGGAACCGTGAGCGAGGGTTCCCGGGGGACCCCGCGGcggccagcccagcccagccctgcagaccCCGGGCCAGGGGCAGGACGGGTGTGCTGGGTGGGAAGGATGGGACTGGCGAAGGAACAGGCAAGTCTCCAGCACTGAGCAAAAGCCGAGCTTTCCAGTGTTGGTGGGAGCAAGAGGACATGGTGCAAAGACGGAGCAGGTCCCCTGAGTCCCCCAGGCCCACACCCACGGGCACCACAGCAGatcagcccccccagccccacacgtACTTTGTCACGACGCTGATTTTGACCCCAAAGACACCGGTCTGCTTTTTGGATGGGGTCCTCTTCAGGCTCATGTCTCTGCTCGTGAACTTCATGGAGAACTCCACCTTGATCTGCAGGAGACAGGGGGtgagccccagcagctccacGACACACGAGGGCATGGCACAGccccggggaaggggctgccaTGAAAGTGAGGGGCTGTGGGTCCCCGTGGCCCCACTTACCCCATTCATCTCAATCACGTCCATGTGCCAGTTCTTTGTCTGCACGGCCTGAGGGTCCAGCTGTGGGGAGAGATGGTGTGAGCTCCACAGGGACATGGCCccatgccagccccagcccagtgGTCCCTGAAGCCCCTGACCCACAGACAGTGTCGGGCACGGGACATGCTCTTCCCTGGCAACGTGCTGCCAACAGCaggaggatggagaggggaAGGTCTGGGGTCCCTCTGGCTGTGCCCCGAAGCCAGGTGGGTTCAGCCTCCCCACCCAGTCCCCCCCTGAGCCCCTGAAAGGCAGCATTTTAACCCACACCCTAGCAGCAAGAAATTTCCAAGAAATAAGGACAATTTCTGGCAGCAGATTGATGAAACAGAACTAGGGCAGCGTTTTCCGTGCAGAAAAACAACATCTCCCCATAGCCAAGGCTATTTATAACCCCTGGGAATGACAGGCTCCGCTATTTCTGGCTTTGGGGCTAGCAGGGGACTCAGTGATGCTGCCCCGGCGCCCAGCCACCATGGTGAGGTGCTGGTGTTCCCAAGGCCCTGGCACGTGCCGTGGCGAGCACCgggccccagggctgggcagaggcaggTGCAGTTGCCTTTCGGGGCTTTCTGGTCCCCAGCTGGTGGTATCGATCCGGCCCCATTGATCCCCGTAATGCACGGGGcgggcagcagggcagagcccgGCACTAATGTCCCCTCAGGGAAGGGGACGGGATGCgggagctggcaggggctgggggggctcccAGGGTCGCATGTGCACTGTTGCCAGGTGAGGCTCGCGTCAAGTGTGCAGGGTCACTCCTCAAGGACACC
This genomic window contains:
- the ABR gene encoding active breakpoint cluster region-related protein isoform X4, translated to MTEVLGEPDGSPGPVGERPERGVEEPEGKRPPNTGARLWGRVRSKLLRQKLDPQAVQTKNWHMDVIEMNGIKVEFSMKFTSRDMSLKRTPSKKQTGVFGVKISVVTKRERSKVPYIVRQCIEEVEKRGIEEVGIYRISGVATDIQALKAVFDANNKDILVMLSDMDINAIAGTLKLYFRELPEPLLTDRLYPAFMEGIALSDPAAKENCMMHLLRSLPDPNLITFLFLLEHLKRVAEKEPINKMSLHNLATVFGPTLLRPSEGESKGHLTLASDIWSHDVMAQVQVLLYYLQHPPISFTELKRNTLYFSTDV